From the genome of Rhizobium sp. NXC24, one region includes:
- a CDS encoding ABC transporter substrate-binding protein: MRKSTSRWLSGLVVAGAVMASIATAAAEPIKIAIANFGEHPQLNASIAGFKKALAENGFVEGKDVVYTESNTSFDASLVPQMIAKLQSDHPKLMYTITTPVSQIAKKALAGSGIPIVFSAVTDPVAAKLVPSWDAGDEGITGASDLQDIAAILTFTKKLLPNAKRIGVPYNPGEANDAALIEKVKAAAPAAGFELVPVGVDNVNDIQQRIASLAGKADVIYTPASNLLQPAITAVAAAARQAQIPIVNSDDAAVRSGVVPASFAVNYEQVGENAGRIAAKILKGGDPKTIAPSRPAYEDHAPLINKTVLKAFGADVPASLADCNCFTK, from the coding sequence ATGAGGAAGTCCACATCCAGATGGCTGTCGGGGCTGGTCGTCGCCGGCGCGGTCATGGCGAGCATTGCGACGGCAGCCGCCGAGCCGATCAAGATCGCGATTGCCAATTTCGGCGAACATCCGCAGCTCAACGCTTCGATCGCCGGCTTCAAAAAGGCGCTGGCCGAGAATGGCTTCGTCGAAGGCAAGGATGTCGTCTATACCGAGAGCAACACCAGCTTCGACGCCTCGCTGGTGCCGCAGATGATCGCCAAGTTGCAGTCGGATCATCCGAAGCTGATGTACACCATCACGACGCCGGTCTCACAGATCGCCAAGAAGGCACTCGCGGGCTCCGGTATCCCGATCGTATTCTCGGCAGTGACCGATCCGGTCGCCGCCAAGCTGGTTCCTTCCTGGGATGCCGGCGATGAGGGCATTACCGGCGCAAGCGACCTGCAGGACATCGCCGCCATCTTGACCTTCACCAAGAAGCTGCTTCCGAACGCCAAGCGCATCGGCGTGCCTTACAATCCGGGCGAGGCCAACGACGCTGCCCTGATCGAAAAGGTTAAGGCAGCCGCTCCGGCCGCAGGCTTCGAACTGGTCCCGGTCGGCGTCGACAATGTCAACGACATCCAGCAGCGCATCGCCTCGCTCGCCGGCAAGGCAGACGTGATTTACACGCCCGCCTCCAACCTCTTGCAGCCGGCAATCACCGCCGTTGCCGCAGCCGCCCGCCAAGCACAAATCCCGATCGTCAATTCCGACGACGCCGCTGTTCGCAGCGGTGTCGTGCCGGCAAGCTTCGCTGTCAACTACGAGCAGGTCGGTGAAAATGCCGGCAGGATCGCTGCAAAGATCCTCAAGGGTGGCGATCCCAAGACGATCGCGCCATCACGTCCTGCCTATGAGGACCATGCTCCGTTGATCAACAAGACCGTTTTGAAGGCCTTCGGCGCCGACGTTCCGGCCTCGCTTGCCGATTGCAATTGCTTCACGAAGTAA
- the kynU gene encoding kynureninase: protein MTSLPDLAAVEAMDAADSLRSFRGRFALPEGVIYLDGNSLGAASHDVFAELQQAAKEEWGNGLIRSWNSAGWFHLPLELGDRIGRLIGAARGQTVVTDSTSINIYKALHAALAMRPGRSVIVAEGDSFPTDLYMAEGVASTRPGVTLRLEGRDADNIEDLIDDQVAVVLINHVNYKSAELRDMAALTRRIHEAGALVIWDLCHSAGALPVDLDGANADFAVGCTYKYLNGGPGSPAFIYAAHRHHDAITQPLSGWWGHARPFAFERNFAGGDGIKRFLCGTQPILSLRALKGVLGVWDEVDMGALRRKSIALTDLFIQLVEAKCGQHGVVLETTRDSERRGSQVSFTHSNSYEVMQALIERGVIGDFRAPATLRFGFTPLYVGYRDVWQAAEVLEDILSSGSWRDARFAVRSTVT from the coding sequence ATGACTAGCCTTCCCGATCTCGCCGCTGTCGAGGCCATGGATGCGGCCGATTCGCTGCGGTCCTTCCGCGGCCGCTTCGCCTTGCCTGAGGGCGTCATCTATCTCGACGGCAATTCGCTCGGTGCCGCCTCGCATGATGTTTTCGCCGAATTGCAGCAGGCGGCAAAGGAGGAGTGGGGCAACGGCCTCATCCGTAGCTGGAACAGCGCCGGCTGGTTCCACCTGCCGCTTGAGCTCGGCGACCGCATCGGACGTCTGATCGGCGCGGCGCGGGGGCAGACCGTGGTTACGGACTCGACCTCGATCAACATCTATAAAGCCCTGCATGCCGCACTTGCCATGCGGCCAGGCCGCAGCGTTATCGTCGCGGAAGGCGACAGCTTTCCGACCGATCTCTATATGGCCGAAGGCGTTGCCTCGACGCGCCCAGGCGTTACCCTTCGCCTCGAAGGCCGGGATGCGGACAATATCGAGGACCTCATCGACGATCAGGTCGCGGTCGTGCTCATCAATCACGTCAACTACAAGAGCGCCGAGCTGCGCGATATGGCGGCGCTGACGCGCCGGATCCACGAGGCCGGTGCGCTGGTGATTTGGGATCTCTGCCACAGCGCAGGTGCATTGCCGGTCGATCTTGACGGTGCCAACGCCGATTTCGCTGTCGGCTGCACCTACAAATACCTGAACGGCGGTCCCGGCTCGCCGGCCTTTATCTATGCCGCCCATAGACACCACGACGCCATCACACAGCCGCTCAGCGGCTGGTGGGGACATGCGCGGCCTTTTGCTTTTGAGCGGAATTTCGCCGGCGGCGATGGCATCAAGCGCTTCCTCTGCGGCACGCAGCCAATTCTGTCGCTGCGAGCGCTGAAGGGCGTGCTCGGCGTCTGGGATGAGGTCGACATGGGCGCGCTTCGCAGGAAGAGCATTGCGCTGACGGACCTCTTCATACAGTTGGTCGAGGCGAAATGCGGCCAACATGGCGTTGTCCTGGAAACCACGCGCGATAGCGAAAGACGCGGCAGCCAGGTCTCCTTCACCCACAGCAACAGCTATGAAGTGATGCAGGCACTGATCGAACGCGGCGTGATCGGCGACTTCCGCGCGCCCGCAACCCTGCGGTTCGGCTTCACGCCGCTGTATGTCGGTTACCGCGACGTCTGGCAGGCGGCGGAGGTGCTAGAGGATATTCTGAGCAGCGGATCGTGGAGGGACGCGCGGTTTGCCGTGCGGTCGACTGTGACCTGA
- a CDS encoding Gfo/Idh/MocA family oxidoreductase codes for MVTKPIGIIMHGITGRMGYNQHLVRSILAIREQGGVLLANGDRLMPDPILVGRNAEKIAEVARKHGLAKTTTDLDSALADPHNTIFFDAGSTQMRVSLLEKAIAAGKHVYCEKPISETLDEALSVASSAERRGVKNGVVQDKLYLPGLRKIAMLRDSGFFGKILSVRGEFGYWVFEGDWGVKAQRPSWNYRKAEGGGMILDMLPHWRYVLDNLFGEVKAVSCYGATHIPSRVDENGKTYVADADDAAYATFELDGGVVAQINSSWAVRVRRDDLVTFQVDGTHGSAVCGLMRCWTQHRVNTPKPVWNPDQPQPINFFETWDEVPDTQTFDNGFKAQWEDFLRHVVDDTPWKFTLREGAKGVQLAELAQKSWAERRWVDVPSLSAR; via the coding sequence ATGGTGACGAAGCCGATCGGCATCATCATGCATGGCATCACCGGCCGCATGGGCTACAATCAGCATCTCGTGCGGTCGATCCTGGCGATCCGCGAGCAGGGCGGCGTGCTGCTTGCCAATGGCGACAGGTTGATGCCGGACCCGATCCTCGTCGGTCGCAATGCCGAAAAGATCGCAGAAGTCGCGCGTAAGCACGGCCTCGCGAAGACGACCACCGATCTCGACAGCGCTCTCGCCGATCCCCACAACACGATTTTCTTCGACGCCGGCTCGACGCAGATGCGCGTCTCGCTGCTGGAGAAAGCCATCGCAGCCGGCAAGCATGTCTATTGCGAGAAGCCGATTTCCGAGACGCTGGACGAAGCTCTTTCGGTCGCAAGCTCCGCAGAGCGTCGCGGCGTCAAGAATGGTGTCGTGCAGGACAAGCTTTATCTGCCGGGCCTGCGCAAGATCGCCATGCTGCGCGACAGCGGTTTCTTCGGCAAGATTCTCTCCGTGCGCGGCGAGTTCGGCTACTGGGTTTTCGAAGGCGATTGGGGCGTGAAAGCGCAGCGCCCCTCCTGGAATTACCGCAAGGCCGAGGGCGGCGGGATGATCCTCGATATGCTGCCGCACTGGCGCTATGTGCTCGACAATCTCTTCGGTGAAGTCAAAGCCGTAAGCTGCTACGGCGCGACGCATATTCCAAGCCGCGTCGATGAAAACGGCAAGACCTATGTCGCCGATGCTGACGATGCTGCCTATGCCACGTTCGAGCTCGACGGCGGCGTTGTCGCGCAGATCAATTCCTCCTGGGCGGTGCGCGTGCGCCGCGACGATCTCGTCACCTTCCAGGTGGACGGAACGCATGGTTCCGCGGTCTGCGGGCTGATGCGCTGCTGGACGCAGCATCGCGTTAACACGCCGAAGCCGGTCTGGAACCCGGACCAGCCGCAGCCGATCAATTTCTTCGAGACCTGGGACGAGGTGCCGGACACGCAGACCTTCGACAATGGTTTCAAGGCGCAGTGGGAGGATTTCCTGCGGCATGTCGTCGACGATACGCCATGGAAATTCACCTTGCGTGAGGGCGCCAAGGGCGTTCAACTCGCCGAACTCGCTCAAAAGAGCTGGGCAGAGCGCCGCTGGGTCGACGTTCCCTCGCTTTCCGCTCGCTAG
- a CDS encoding ABC transporter permease, with product MDFIQTTISSFVSLIPVTLAQSFILSFVVLGIMIPFRMLSFPDLTSEGAFPLGGCVCGILLAAGVAPPLAIIAAFVVGLAAGCCTAFIHLRFRIHTLLAGILMSTMLYSINLGIMGKSNLSVFGQPTVFDWVPLTQPGFPASKIVIAGLIALIVLIALNLYFKTEKGTAMRAVGSNPDMAEAQGINVWAATIGGVGLASAFSASSGALMVQSQGFADVNMGIGILINGLAALMIGEAFTGKQTVLRQLLAPFVGSIIYYQLVSLCLAAGMPPPNLKLATGLFVLLMLALPSIKRSRGGAPARETIRE from the coding sequence ATGGACTTCATTCAGACAACGATTTCGAGCTTCGTCTCGCTCATCCCGGTCACGCTGGCGCAGAGCTTCATCCTGAGCTTCGTCGTGCTGGGGATCATGATCCCCTTCCGCATGCTGAGCTTTCCGGATCTGACCAGCGAAGGCGCTTTTCCGCTCGGCGGCTGCGTCTGCGGCATCCTGCTCGCCGCCGGCGTCGCACCGCCGCTGGCGATCATTGCGGCTTTTGTCGTCGGCCTTGCCGCCGGTTGCTGCACGGCCTTCATCCATCTGCGCTTCCGCATCCACACGCTGCTCGCCGGTATCCTGATGTCGACCATGCTCTACAGCATCAATCTCGGCATCATGGGCAAGTCGAACCTCTCGGTCTTCGGCCAGCCAACCGTATTCGATTGGGTGCCCCTGACCCAACCAGGCTTTCCGGCAAGCAAGATCGTCATTGCCGGCCTGATCGCCTTGATCGTGCTCATCGCGCTGAACCTCTATTTCAAGACGGAGAAAGGCACCGCCATGCGCGCTGTCGGCTCCAATCCGGATATGGCCGAAGCGCAAGGCATCAATGTCTGGGCCGCGACGATCGGCGGCGTCGGCCTCGCCAGCGCCTTTTCTGCCTCCAGCGGCGCCTTGATGGTGCAATCGCAGGGCTTTGCCGACGTCAATATGGGCATCGGCATCCTGATCAACGGCTTGGCGGCCCTAATGATCGGCGAGGCCTTCACCGGCAAGCAGACGGTATTGCGGCAGCTATTGGCACCCTTCGTCGGCTCGATCATCTATTACCAGCTCGTCTCGCTCTGCCTCGCTGCCGGCATGCCGCCGCCGAACCTGAAGCTCGCTACCGGCCTGTTCGTCCTACTGATGCTGGCCCTGCCAAGCATCAAGCGCAGCCGCGGCGGCGCGCCCGCCCGGGAAACCATTCGCGAATAA
- a CDS encoding TIGR03862 family flavoprotein yields MTGKQIAIIGGGPAGLMAAEVLSLSGHRITVYDSMPTVARKFLLAGKSGLNITHSEDYIRFANRFGQSSDRLRSALDAFTPDDIRSWAAGLGTETFTGSSGRVFPAVMKASPLLRAWIGRLETEGVKVLTRHRWSGFAEGGFAFETPEGRTIVQCDAALLALGGASYPRLGSDAAWIAWLRNKGIDIADFQPANCGFDVAWSAIFSERFAGEPLKAVTATSAAGTFPGEFVISRHGIEGSLVYAHAASLRDRLANDGKAALTVDLTPGRTAQRLSRDLARQDVKASLSNRLRKGAGIEGVKMALLRELVPSANLADPERLSHLIKALPIPLLRPRPITEAISSAGGIRWSAIDDGYMLKALPGVFVAGEMIDWEAPTGGYLLSACFATGRAAAKGIEVWLQR; encoded by the coding sequence ATGACAGGAAAGCAGATCGCGATCATCGGTGGCGGGCCGGCGGGGCTGATGGCGGCCGAAGTGCTGTCGCTATCCGGTCATCGGATCACCGTTTACGATAGCATGCCGACCGTCGCCCGCAAATTCCTGCTGGCGGGGAAATCCGGCCTCAACATCACCCACTCGGAAGATTATATCCGCTTCGCCAATCGCTTCGGCCAAAGCTCCGACCGGTTACGTTCGGCCCTCGACGCTTTTACGCCTGATGATATCAGGAGCTGGGCGGCAGGACTTGGCACGGAGACATTCACCGGCTCTTCGGGCCGTGTCTTTCCAGCGGTCATGAAGGCCTCGCCGCTGCTGCGCGCTTGGATCGGCAGGCTGGAGACAGAAGGCGTCAAGGTTTTGACAAGGCATCGCTGGTCCGGCTTTGCAGAAGGCGGCTTTGCCTTCGAGACGCCAGAGGGACGAACGATCGTTCAATGCGACGCAGCCCTGCTCGCGCTTGGTGGCGCGAGTTATCCCCGGCTCGGCTCGGACGCCGCCTGGATCGCCTGGCTTCGGAACAAAGGCATCGACATCGCCGACTTCCAGCCCGCCAATTGTGGCTTCGATGTCGCCTGGAGCGCCATTTTTAGCGAGCGCTTCGCCGGAGAGCCGCTGAAAGCCGTGACCGCAACATCGGCCGCCGGCACTTTTCCCGGCGAGTTCGTCATTTCCCGACACGGTATCGAAGGCAGCCTCGTCTACGCCCATGCCGCCAGCCTGCGTGACCGGCTCGCAAACGACGGTAAAGCCGCGCTCACGGTCGATCTTACGCCCGGCAGGACAGCGCAGCGATTATCCCGCGATCTGGCGCGGCAGGATGTCAAAGCCAGCCTTTCCAATCGCCTTCGCAAAGGGGCGGGAATCGAAGGCGTCAAGATGGCGCTGCTGCGAGAACTGGTTCCATCAGCCAATTTGGCAGATCCGGAACGACTGTCGCACCTGATCAAGGCCCTGCCGATCCCGCTCCTGAGGCCGAGGCCCATCACCGAGGCCATCTCATCGGCCGGCGGCATCCGCTGGAGCGCTATCGACGACGGATATATGTTGAAGGCCCTCCCCGGCGTGTTCGTCGCCGGAGAAATGATCGATTGGGAAGCGCCGACCGGCGGCTATCTTCTCTCGGCTTGTTTCGCCACCGGACGCGCGGCAGCGAAAGGAATAGAGGTTTGGCTACAACGGTAA
- a CDS encoding GntR family transcriptional regulator, protein MQDKEPLTKTEAAYWLLRRDILNTKLRPGASLKLSTLRDTYGVGWTPLREALSRLEAEKLVTAISNRGFAVAPVSRTELEDLMRARMVVELPLLLESIERGGPAWESAVVTAHYRLSRCKIIPDAASEEMADEWDEKHTAFHAALLSAATSSWLLRFQSTISDQLRRHHRFLGLAPTQRAAAGLQSGYEKAVAALREAMAIERHTELMEAALDRDIERARALMTEHIGYTLQVYIKSEDEDDERVPSKLRRNV, encoded by the coding sequence ATGCAGGACAAGGAACCTCTGACGAAGACGGAAGCGGCCTATTGGCTCCTGCGCCGGGATATTCTCAACACGAAGCTGCGGCCCGGCGCATCGTTGAAGCTCAGCACTTTGCGGGATACCTATGGCGTCGGCTGGACTCCGCTGCGCGAAGCCTTGTCGCGGCTGGAGGCGGAAAAGCTGGTCACGGCCATCAGCAATCGCGGTTTTGCTGTCGCGCCGGTTTCCCGCACGGAGCTGGAAGATCTGATGCGGGCTCGGATGGTTGTGGAATTGCCGTTGCTGCTAGAATCGATCGAGAGGGGTGGTCCGGCCTGGGAATCCGCTGTGGTCACGGCCCACTACCGCCTCTCTCGCTGCAAGATCATACCCGACGCCGCTTCTGAGGAAATGGCGGATGAATGGGATGAAAAGCATACGGCATTTCATGCCGCTCTCTTAAGCGCTGCGACATCGAGCTGGCTCCTGCGCTTTCAAAGCACGATTTCCGACCAACTCCGCCGTCATCATCGTTTTCTCGGTCTGGCGCCGACACAGCGCGCCGCCGCTGGCCTGCAGAGCGGTTATGAAAAGGCGGTCGCCGCCCTGCGGGAGGCAATGGCGATCGAGCGGCATACGGAGTTGATGGAAGCGGCCCTCGATCGCGATATCGAGCGCGCCCGAGCACTGATGACCGAGCATATCGGCTATACGCTGCAGGTCTATATCAAGTCCGAAGATGAGGATGATGAGCGCGTGCCATCAAAGTTGCGCAGGAATGTCTAA
- a CDS encoding ABC transporter ATP-binding protein, with translation MLDIKSARKVFYRGQPDEKIALNGLTLSLKTGEFGVVIGSNGAGKSSMLNAISGALSLDSGQILINGNDVTSMPVHKRASRLARVFQDPMKGTAASMTVGENMLLAELRGKSRGFRPGLNATRLAAYKERLAVLGLGLENRLDTKVELLSGGQRQSLSLIMAVGGSPDVLLLDEHTAALDPRTADIVMQATVRTVETLKLTTLMVTHNMQHAVDFGDSVIMLDAGKVHLEIIGEAKKRITVPELIGHFAVKSDRMLLVS, from the coding sequence ATGCTGGACATCAAATCCGCGCGCAAGGTTTTCTACAGAGGCCAGCCCGACGAAAAGATCGCGCTCAACGGCCTGACGCTCTCCCTCAAGACCGGCGAATTCGGCGTCGTCATTGGCTCGAACGGCGCCGGCAAGAGCAGCATGCTGAATGCGATTTCCGGTGCCCTCAGCCTCGATTCCGGCCAGATTCTCATCAATGGCAACGACGTCACGAGCATGCCGGTCCACAAGCGTGCGTCGCGGCTCGCCCGCGTCTTCCAGGACCCGATGAAGGGCACCGCCGCCAGCATGACAGTCGGCGAGAACATGCTTTTGGCGGAGCTGCGCGGGAAGAGCCGGGGATTTCGGCCTGGCCTGAATGCCACACGTCTCGCCGCCTATAAGGAACGCCTCGCCGTTCTCGGTCTCGGCCTTGAGAACCGGCTGGATACCAAGGTGGAACTGCTTTCCGGCGGCCAGCGTCAGTCGCTGTCCCTCATCATGGCAGTGGGCGGTTCGCCCGACGTACTGCTGCTCGACGAACACACCGCCGCCCTCGATCCACGCACGGCCGACATTGTCATGCAGGCAACGGTGCGAACCGTCGAAACGTTAAAGCTTACGACCCTGATGGTGACGCACAATATGCAGCACGCCGTCGACTTCGGCGACAGCGTTATCATGCTCGACGCCGGCAAAGTTCATCTCGAAATCATCGGTGAAGCGAAGAAGCGGATCACCGTTCCCGAATTGATCGGCCACTTCGCCGTCAAGTCCGACCGCATGCTGCTGGTGAGCTGA
- a CDS encoding NAD-dependent epimerase/dehydratase family protein produces the protein MTRTVVIGATGHVGTYLVPRLVEAGHEVVAVSRGQAKPYSPNRAWDAVEQLTMDRAAMEKDDSFGPAIRALKADIVIDMICFTLESAKHLTEALSGHVGHFLHTGTIWTHGLSTVVPTLEETPKRPFGEYGTQKAAIESYLLTKARIESFPATLIHPGHIVGPGWAPLNPAGHFNLAAFSTLARGETLVLPNFGLETVHHVHADDVAQMFMGAIANWRASTGESFHAVSSGALTLRGYAEAMSRWFGHEPKLEFLPYDKWAEGQTPEDAEATWEHIARSPNCSIAKAERLLGYAPRYTSLQAVQESVTWLMEKRRIG, from the coding sequence ATGACGCGTACAGTGGTCATAGGAGCAACCGGCCATGTCGGCACTTATCTTGTGCCGCGGCTGGTGGAGGCCGGGCATGAGGTGGTGGCGGTGAGCCGCGGCCAGGCAAAACCCTATTCGCCGAACCGGGCGTGGGATGCCGTCGAGCAATTGACGATGGATCGCGCTGCGATGGAAAAGGACGACAGTTTCGGGCCGGCGATCCGCGCTCTAAAGGCCGACATCGTCATCGATATGATCTGCTTTACATTGGAAAGCGCCAAGCATCTGACTGAGGCTCTCTCGGGTCATGTCGGCCATTTCCTTCATACAGGCACGATCTGGACGCACGGTCTTTCCACCGTCGTGCCGACGCTCGAGGAAACGCCGAAGCGACCGTTCGGCGAATACGGAACGCAGAAGGCCGCGATTGAGAGCTATTTGCTAACGAAGGCGCGTATCGAGAGTTTCCCTGCGACGCTGATCCATCCGGGCCATATCGTCGGCCCCGGCTGGGCACCGCTCAATCCGGCCGGACATTTCAACCTCGCGGCATTTTCGACGCTGGCGCGGGGTGAAACGCTCGTGCTGCCGAATTTCGGTCTGGAAACGGTCCATCATGTCCATGCCGACGATGTCGCTCAAATGTTCATGGGCGCAATTGCCAATTGGCGCGCTTCGACCGGCGAGAGTTTCCATGCGGTGTCGAGCGGCGCGCTGACGCTTCGGGGTTATGCCGAGGCGATGTCGCGCTGGTTCGGCCATGAGCCGAAACTGGAATTTCTTCCCTACGACAAATGGGCGGAAGGCCAGACGCCGGAGGATGCCGAGGCGACGTGGGAGCATATTGCCCGCAGCCCGAATTGCTCGATCGCTAAGGCCGAGCGGCTTCTCGGCTACGCGCCGCGCTATACCTCGCTGCAGGCCGTGCAGGAATCCGTGACTTGGCTGATGGAGAAGAGACGGATCGGGTGA
- a CDS encoding glyoxalase/bleomycin resistance/extradiol dioxygenase family protein translates to MTDATEQSQQPKVPVLGGLVAYLTVDGAMKAAEFYKRAFGAEQVFMYPADEQGRTMHIHLYINGSSLMLCDAYPEHGHALQKPQAFTLQLLVYDIDAWWKRAVDAGAEVLMPIEVMFWGDRWGQLRDPFGIVWAMNAPVKK, encoded by the coding sequence ATGACCGATGCAACAGAACAATCGCAGCAGCCCAAGGTGCCGGTGCTTGGCGGCCTGGTGGCCTATTTGACGGTGGATGGCGCCATGAAGGCCGCCGAATTCTACAAGCGCGCCTTCGGCGCCGAACAGGTCTTCATGTATCCGGCTGACGAGCAGGGCCGGACGATGCATATCCATCTCTATATCAACGGCAGTTCGTTGATGCTCTGCGACGCTTATCCCGAACATGGTCACGCGCTGCAAAAGCCGCAGGCCTTTACCCTGCAACTGCTTGTCTACGACATCGATGCCTGGTGGAAACGCGCCGTCGATGCCGGCGCCGAGGTCCTCATGCCAATCGAGGTGATGTTCTGGGGCGACCGCTGGGGCCAGCTTCGCGATCCCTTCGGCATCGTCTGGGCCATGAACGCGCCCGTCAAGAAATAA
- a CDS encoding TetR/AcrR family transcriptional regulator, whose protein sequence is MSEAKITKGRSKSPEAETVVGSTDQAVSTSPAERPRLRDAERTSKAILAAATKEFAERGYGGARVDAIAERAKINKRMLYHYFGGKDALYVAVLEGSYVAIRSAEARLDLSHRSPTEGMRELVVFTWKYFLDHPEFLGILNTENLHKARFLKRSARIFELHSPLVSEISGLLDRGAAAGDFRPDCDPVKIYMSIAALGSFFLTNRWTLSTIFRRNLSDKSEIDAWGEHIVDVIFAYLRP, encoded by the coding sequence ATGAGCGAAGCCAAAATCACGAAGGGCCGATCGAAGAGCCCGGAGGCTGAAACTGTGGTCGGGTCCACCGATCAGGCGGTATCGACCTCACCCGCCGAGCGGCCGCGCCTCAGGGATGCGGAGCGCACGAGCAAGGCGATCCTGGCTGCGGCGACGAAGGAATTTGCCGAGCGCGGCTATGGCGGTGCCCGTGTCGATGCCATAGCCGAGCGCGCCAAGATCAACAAGCGCATGCTCTATCACTATTTCGGGGGCAAGGATGCCCTTTATGTCGCTGTGCTGGAAGGCAGTTACGTTGCCATCCGTTCGGCGGAGGCAAGGCTCGATCTCTCGCACCGCAGCCCCACGGAAGGCATGCGGGAGCTTGTTGTTTTCACATGGAAATATTTTCTCGATCACCCGGAATTTCTTGGCATTCTCAACACGGAAAACCTGCATAAGGCCCGCTTTCTGAAGAGGTCGGCGCGGATTTTCGAGCTGCATTCGCCCCTGGTCTCGGAGATTTCCGGTCTGCTGGATCGCGGCGCTGCGGCCGGCGATTTCCGTCCGGACTGTGATCCCGTCAAGATCTACATGAGCATCGCGGCCCTCGGTTCCTTCTTCCTGACGAACCGCTGGACGCTGTCGACGATCTTCCGGCGGAACCTTTCCGATAAGTCGGAGATCGACGCCTGGGGCGAGCATATCGTCGACGTCATCTTCGCCTACCTGCGTCCTTAA
- a CDS encoding alpha/beta hydrolase: MSYFRITDWESAYTSDAYVVGGDRWPAAWVEPAQTFRDSLATTGRAKLDLAYGSGKRNRFDLFLPTEAPKGLVVFIHGGYWLELDKSFWSHLAAGPIANGYAVAIPSYTLCPENRLTGIAKEVAAAISAAADMVDGPLMLTGHSAGGQLATRIVTTTSPLPASIQARIRHVVSISGVHDLRPIMKRAMNEYLRIDAAEAAAESPALLEPADNVRLTCWVGGAERAEFIRQNALLANIWTGLGAATAAVIEPDRNHFTILDGLTDPMHPLTRTLLSE, from the coding sequence ATGAGCTATTTCAGGATCACCGACTGGGAAAGTGCCTACACCAGCGACGCCTATGTGGTCGGCGGTGACCGCTGGCCGGCCGCCTGGGTGGAGCCGGCGCAAACCTTCCGCGATAGCCTGGCCACGACCGGTCGCGCCAAACTCGATCTCGCCTATGGGTCTGGCAAGCGCAATCGCTTCGACCTCTTCCTGCCCACCGAGGCGCCAAAGGGATTGGTGGTCTTCATCCATGGCGGCTATTGGCTGGAGCTCGACAAAAGCTTTTGGTCGCATCTCGCCGCTGGCCCGATCGCCAATGGTTACGCCGTCGCCATCCCCTCCTACACGCTTTGTCCTGAGAACCGCCTCACGGGCATCGCCAAAGAGGTTGCGGCCGCGATTAGCGCCGCCGCGGATATGGTCGACGGCCCTCTGATGCTGACAGGACATTCGGCCGGCGGCCAGCTCGCAACTCGCATCGTCACAACGACATCACCATTACCGGCATCCATCCAGGCCCGCATCCGCCATGTGGTCTCCATCTCCGGAGTGCATGACCTGCGACCGATCATGAAGAGGGCTATGAATGAATATCTGCGCATCGATGCCGCTGAAGCCGCGGCCGAAAGCCCGGCGCTGCTGGAGCCCGCAGACAATGTCCGCCTCACCTGTTGGGTCGGCGGCGCGGAGCGTGCCGAATTCATCCGCCAGAATGCCCTGCTTGCCAATATCTGGACCGGCCTCGGAGCGGCAACGGCCGCTGTCATCGAGCCGGATCGCAATCATTTCACGATATTGGATGGCCTGACTGATCCCATGCATCCCCTGACACGGACCCTGCTCTCTGAATAA